ATACGCATCGTGGATTCCTTCTCAGTTCTGCTCGGGCGCCGCGGCGAGCGTGCGCAGCACCATCTGGGCACGGTCATTGCTCGTTGCCACGTAGATCACATCGCCCTCCTGCAACAGCAGGTCGGCCGAGGGCACCTCGCCGGTGCCGATCCTGGTGAGGAAGGGCACCCGTACCCGGAGCCTCTCCTCGAGCTGGCCCACCGATGTTCCCGCCCACGCATTGTCGAAGGGCACCTGGAACAGGGCGGTCATGCCGGAGGGATCGCGCCACACCGGGGTGACGGAGTCGGACAACAGTCGGTTCATCACCTGGCCGGCGGCCCAACGCACCGTGGCCACCGTGGGGATACCGAGCTTCTCGTAGACCTCGGCCCGTCCCTGGTCGTAGATGCGGGCGACCACGTTCTGGACGCCGAACTCCTCGCGTACCACCCGGGCCGACAGGATGTTGGAGTTGTCGCCGCTGGCGACGGCGGCGAAGCCATCGGCCTCGCGGATGCCGGCACGCACCAGCACATCGCGATCGAACCCGACGCCCTTGACGGTCTTGCCCGCGAAATCGGGCCCAAGCCTGCGGAAGGCCTCCACGTTGACGTCGATGACGGCCAGCGAGTGGCCGCGCTTCTCGAGCGCGCGGGCCAGGCTTGAGCCCACCCGGCCGCAGCCCATGATGATGATGTGCACTGATACCTCCACTGGCCCCACCGGTCGGTGGACAGCCGTGCCGACATGGTCCTGGGAATCGGGGTCAATCGGCCTGTCACCCCGAGGAAAAGGATAGCTGCGTGGTGCAACGAGGGTCCGCTCCATCGCCATGCAACCAAGCGGTACACGGCAGGCGTTAGGGTTGTCGCTCGTGAGCGTCACTGATGCCTTCAAACGTGTGCTCGTCGGCCGCAAGCTGGCCAGCACGCAACTGGGGGAAACTCTCCTCCCGAAGAGGGTCGCACTTCCGATCTTCGCCTCCGATGCACTGAGCTCGGTGGCCTACGCACCCGACGAGGTGCTGATCACCCTCTCGTTGGCCGGCATGGCCGGCTTTGCCTTCTCGTTGCCGATCGGCATCGCGGTGGGCGCGGTGCTGTTGGTGGTGGTCATGAGCTACCGCCAGACCGTGCACGCCTATCCCTCGGGTGGCGGCGACTACGAGGTGGTCACCACGAATCTGGGGCCCACCAGCGGACTGGTGGTGGCCAGCGCACTGTTGGTCGACTATGTGCTCACCGTGGCCGTTTCGGTCAGCTCCGGAGTGCAGAACGCCAAGGCGATGATGCCCTTCATCCAGGGCCACGAGGGGCTGATCGCGGCCGTGGTGATCATCGTGCTGATGGTGATCAACCTGCGCGGCGTGCGCGATTCGGGTGGCATCTTCGCCGTCCCGACCTATCTGTTCATGTTCGGCATCGGGGTGATGGTCATCTGGGGACTGCTCCAGATCTTCGTCTTCGGACATCCCCTCAGGGCCGCAACCG
The window above is part of the Propionibacterium freudenreichii subsp. freudenreichii genome. Proteins encoded here:
- a CDS encoding potassium channel family protein; amino-acid sequence: MGCGRVGSSLARALEKRGHSLAVIDVNVEAFRRLGPDFAGKTVKGVGFDRDVLVRAGIREADGFAAVASGDNSNILSARVVREEFGVQNVVARIYDQGRAEVYEKLGIPTVATVRWAAGQVMNRLLSDSVTPVWRDPSGMTALFQVPFDNAWAGTSVGQLEERLRVRVPFLTRIGTGEVPSADLLLQEGDVIYVATSNDRAQMVLRTLAAAPEQN